From a region of the Colias croceus chromosome 30, ilColCroc2.1 genome:
- the LOC123704756 gene encoding zinc finger protein 54-like isoform X6 yields the protein MEGITTLNGCCACLSTKYKLKPMNHEEIYIYNRLLLKDCIRETMFICVFCRTLLNKINKFIKQCELAQQLMNNFNMDNSIEMTAIHNLSTSSVELNYYLGDELMIKDEDDVFDDDIPLILLSNNSDNCELEDETSDHLNVNSLKEENSVDNLQELEVKEDIDFLEDETSDHLNVNSLKKGNSVDNLQELEVKEDIDFKNGAHLCAICGQYCPSTISLRGHIKSHTTKYKCKICNIVRHSRQHVLEHYSLVHTNSMPEYKCKECDFTTNKRTVMQRHVRMHANSEKHTCHQCGRSFKSREILRVHTSRHDDKNRYHCEHCNRTFIYKSVLHKHIRSVHIDKDFYCVECDVMFTSMEALKQHLYKTKKHSDPSQYKYACTLCDQRFLTRQTLGTHQTSVHNAPKPSRCVHCARAYSTADALRLHVRRAHLPGGNSKSATCHICDKVFSRKGVLKVHMRVHTGERPYACECGVSFTQLASLKAHEAAKHRK from the exons atggaagGAATAACAACTCTAAATGGTTGTTGCGCTTGTTTATCCACAAAGTACAAGTTAAAACCTATGAACCATGaggaaatatatatttacaatagaCTGTTGTTGAag GACTGCATCAGAGAAACAATGTTCATATGCGTATTTTGCAGAACTctcttaaacaaaattaacaaatttatcAAGCAGTGTGAGCTTGCTCAACaacttatgaataattttaacatg GATAATTCAATAGAAATGACAGCAATACACAATTTGTCAACATCAAGTGTTGagctaaattattatttaggtgATGAGTTGATGATTAAAGACGAAGATGATGTATTTGACGATGACATTCCATTGATTTTATTGAGCAATAATAGCGATAATTGTGAG ctTGAAGACGAAACATCAGACCATTTGAACGTTAACAGCTTAAAAGAAGAGAACAGTGTGGATAATTTACAAGAACTTGAAGTAAAGGAAGATATTGATTTT cTTGAAGACGAAACATCAGACCATTTAAATGTTAACAGCTTAAAAAAAGGAAACAGTGTGGATAATTTACAAGAACTTGAAGTAAAGGAAGATATTGATTTT AAAAATGGCGCTCATCTATGTGCAATTTGCGGCCAATACTGCCCAAGTACTATATCATTGAGAGGTCACATCAAGTCGCACACAActaa gTACAAATGTAAAATCTGCAATATAGTCCGTCATTCTCGACAACATGTATTGGAACACTATTCGCTAGTACATacaaattctatgccagagtATAAATGCAAGGAGTGCGATTTCACTACCAA CAAGCGTACAGTTATGCAGCGACATGTTAGAATGCATGCGAATAGTGAGAAACACACTTGTCACCAATGTGGGAGGTCTTTTAAGAGTCGGGAAATATTAAGAGTACATACTAG TCGCCATGACGACAAAAATCGCTACCACTGCGAACACTGCAACCGAACATTCATATACAAATCTGTGTTACACAAACATATACGCTCTGTGCATATAGATAAGGACTTTTATTGCGTGGAGTGTGACGTTATGTTCACTTCGATG gAGGCATTAAAGCAGCATTTGTACAAAACAAAGAAACACAGCGATCCCTCACaatataa GTACGCATGCACACTATGCGACCAAAGGTTCCTAACGCGACAGACGTTAGGCACGCACCAGACGAGCGTTCACAACGCGCCGAAACCGTCGCGGTGTGTGCACTGCGCCCGTGCGTACAGTACGGCCGATGCCTTAAGATTACACGTGAGAAGAGCCCACTTGCCTGGTGGAAACAGCAAGAGTGCGACCTGCCATATCTGTGATAAAGTGTTTAGT cgTAAGGGTGTATTAAAAGTACACATGCGTGTACACACAGGTGAGAGACCATATGCTTGCGAGTGTGGTGTCTCTTTCACACAGCTTGCGTCTCTCAAAGCACACGAAGCTGCGAAACATAGg aaatGA
- the LOC123704756 gene encoding uncharacterized protein LOC123704756 isoform X2 — translation MEGITTLNGCCACLSTKYKLKPMNHEEIYIYNRLLLKDCIRETMFICVFCRTLLNKINKFIKQCELAQQLMNNFNMDNSIEMTAIHNLSTSSVELNYYLGDELMIKDEDDVFDDDIPLILLSNNSDNCELEDETSDHLNVNSLKEENSVDNLQELEVKEDIDFDINITPTGCFDKKLYKNKGKKKNKTTIPNGFSSRMVRETDEYTVIKLTKEQVLEEMEANRKTEKYNMAPYKCEKCAKGFNFEDVLLSHLEKHSPASKMPPTNRKKRGESWTEDTMRAAINAIQRGQLTQRAASEKYNIPRRTLRDHLKDGNAKKRFGRKPVFSENQEADLVARIIRFAKIGMPLTPKFIKKQAFLFCEKAAGKDWLRSFLKRNPSISKRKPQIMNPAGAQKLNKASVQQHFEVVEKLYDDLDIREHPERLYNMDEKGCRITVHNQHTVLAEKGSKRVHPIAPENAENVTIAMCVNAVGTAIPPMILFKGQRKRADLKKNVPNGTLVQMAPKGSMTSDLFVEFIKHLAKFKVAGKCLLIFDAKCHLSIEALDEAEKNDIVLYCLPSNTTHELQPLDKSVNKSFEHHWDEAVLNFLHENPNEILTKATFNQLFTKVWYKCMTYNNIVNGFKATGLFPFNPEAIPEEAYAPSVLTEIPYPQIEDNSVQNAGPPNQNHSTQEIDQPMQDIRDNDENSYNPSYSSFLSSDKQPVNFDNYQHKPGFPSCEQLSKKPRTDYNFPVESLDAVRDNSGEKFRLVDYYSSSTEFSEGEDTRKEEHNVQCASSSSILSSSCLELKASCSGLQRNREISPVPSTESSAEGFINQQHKSKLSVADVYSGLSSEEFESEHVMLSRSNVTPKKQPTNYSLPNFNRISSGDSTCSHESEDNIPLSSLRKQNDKMSFQELFPTPNYAIVKNERPRKKAMNYKGQKITKNLFMENKRKVKGQKANKKNKTQRNYDETIKRE, via the exons atggaagGAATAACAACTCTAAATGGTTGTTGCGCTTGTTTATCCACAAAGTACAAGTTAAAACCTATGAACCATGaggaaatatatatttacaatagaCTGTTGTTGAag GACTGCATCAGAGAAACAATGTTCATATGCGTATTTTGCAGAACTctcttaaacaaaattaacaaatttatcAAGCAGTGTGAGCTTGCTCAACaacttatgaataattttaacatg GATAATTCAATAGAAATGACAGCAATACACAATTTGTCAACATCAAGTGTTGagctaaattattatttaggtgATGAGTTGATGATTAAAGACGAAGATGATGTATTTGACGATGACATTCCATTGATTTTATTGAGCAATAATAGCGATAATTGTGAG ctTGAAGACGAAACATCAGACCATTTGAACGTTAACAGCTTAAAAGAAGAGAACAGTGTGGATAATTTACAAGAACTTGAAGTAAAGGAAGATATTGATTTT GATATAAATATCACACCTACAGGGTGTttcgataaaaaattatacaaaaataaaggtaaaaagaaaaataaaacaacaataccAAATGGATTCTCTTCGCGAATGGTGAGAGAGACAGACGAATATACTGTCATAAAGTTGACTAAAGAACAG GTTCTTGAAGAAATGGAAGCGAATCGAAAAACGGAAAAATACAATATGGCGCCATACAAATGTGAAAAATGTGCAAAGGGTTTTAATTTCGAAGATGTTCTTTTGTCGCATTTGGAAAAGCATTCACCG GCCAGTAAAATGCCACCAACGAATCGAAAGAAAAGAGGAGAGTCTTGGACAGAAGACACAATGAGGGCTGCAATCAATGCTATACAAAGGGGCCAACTCACACAGAGAGCTGCCTCTGAAAAGTACAATATACCTCGTAGGACTCTTAGAGATCACTTAAAAGATGGAAATGCTAAAAAACGTTTTGGAAGAAAACCTGTTTTTTCTGAGAATCAAGAAGCAGACTTAGTCGCAAGAATAATAAGGTTTGCCAAAATTGGTATGCCTCTAAcaccaaaatttataaaaaaacaggCTTTTCTTTTCTGCGAGAAAGCTGCTGGGAAAGATTGGCTCAGATCTTTTTTAAAACGGAATCCGTCGATTAGCAAAAGGAAACCACAGATAATGAATCCAGCAGGAGCACAAAAGTTAAACAAAGCTAGTGTGCAACAACATTTTGAAGTAGTAGAAAAGTTATATGATGATTTAGATATCCGAGAACATCCTGAGAGGCTTTACAATATGGATGAGAAAGGTTGTCGTATAACAGTACATAACCAGCACACCGTTTTAGCTGAAAAGGGTAGTAAGAGAGTTCACCCCATTGCTCCCGAAAACGCTGAAAACGTCACGATAGCGATGTGTGTAAATGCCGTCGGTACGGCAATCCCACCGATGATACTGTTCAAAGGACAAAGGAAAAGAGctgatttaaagaaaaatgtcCCAAATGGAACATTAGTACAAATGGCTCCAAAGGGGAGCATGACGTCAGACTTGTTTGTCGAATTCATTAAGCACCTAGCAAAATTCAAGGTTGCTGGAAAATGTTTGCTGATATTCGATGCTAAATGTCACCTATCAATAGAAGCACTTGATGAAGCTGAGAAAAATGATATAGTTTTATATTGCCTCCCCTCTAACACCACACACGAACTACAACCGTTGGATAAGTCTGTAAACAAGTCTTTCGAACACCACTGGGATGAAGCTGTCTTAAACTTTTTGCACGAAAACCCCAATGAAATATTAACAAAGGCCACATTTAACCAATTATTTACGAAAGTCTGGTACAAGTGTAtgacatataataatatcgttAATGGTTTTAAAGCAACAGGTCTCTTTCCTTTCAATCCGGAGGCAATTCCTGAAGAGGCATACGCCCCATCGGTTTTGACGGAAATTCCGTACCCTCAGATTGAAGATAACTCTGTTCAGAACGCAGGTCCTCCAAATCAAAATCATTCAACGCAGGAAATAGATCAGCCAATGCAGGACATACGAGATAATGACGAAAATTCTTACAATCCATCATATTCTTCATTCCTTTCATCTGATAAGCAGCCTGTGAACTTTGACAACTACCAACATAAACCAGGGTTTCCTAGTTGTGAACAGCTCAGTAAAAAACCAAGAACAGATTACAATTTTCCAGTTGAGTCGTTGGATGCCGTTCGAGACAATAGTGGAGAAAAATTTCGTCTTGTGGATTATTATAGCTCATCTACAGAATTTTCAGAAGGGGAAGATACAAGAAAGGAAGAACATAATGTTCAATGTGCTTCATCATCTTCCATCTTGTCATCTAGTTGTTTGGAATTAAAAGCAAGTTGTTCAGGATTACAAAGAAACAGAGAAATTAGCCCTGTTCCCAGTACTGAAAGTTCCGCTGAGGGTTTTATCAATCAACAGCACAAATCTAAGCTTTCAGTTGCTGATGTATACAGTGGTTTGTCATCTGAAGAATTTGAAAGTGAACATGTTATGTTAAGTAGAAGTAACGTTAcaccaaaaaaacaacctaCTAATTATTCATTGCCAAACTTTAACAGAATTAGTTCTGGCGACTCTACTTGCTCGCATGAGAGTGAAGACAATATTCCATTAAGCTCGCTTAGGAAACAAAATGACAAAATGTCATTTCAAGAACTTTTCCCAACGCCAAACTACGCAATAGTTAAAAATGAACGTCCGCGTAAAAAGGCGATGAACTACAAAGGccaaaaaattactaaaaatctGTTTATGgaaaacaaaagaaaagtAAAAGGGCAAAAGGCGAATAAAAAGAACAAAACACAAAGGAAttatgacgaaactataaaaCGAGAATAA
- the LOC123704756 gene encoding zinc finger protein OZF-like isoform X7, with product MEGITTLNGCCACLSTKYKLKPMNHEEIYIYNRLLLKDCIRETMFICVFCRTLLNKINKFIKQCELAQQLMNNFNMDNSIEMTAIHNLSTSSVELNYYLGDELMIKDEDDVFDDDIPLILLSNNSDNCELEDETSDHLNVNSLKEENSVDNLQELEVKEDIDFKNGAHLCAICGQYCPSTISLRGHIKSHTTKYKCKICNIVRHSRQHVLEHYSLVHTNSMPEYKCKECDFTTNKRTVMQRHVRMHANSEKHTCHQCGRSFKSREILRVHTSRHDDKNRYHCEHCNRTFIYKSVLHKHIRSVHIDKDFYCVECDVMFTSMEALKQHLYKTKKHSDPSQYKYACTLCDQRFLTRQTLGTHQTSVHNAPKPSRCVHCARAYSTADALRLHVRRAHLPGGNSKSATCHICDKVFSRKGVLKVHMRVHTGERPYACECGVSFTQLASLKAHEAAKHRK from the exons atggaagGAATAACAACTCTAAATGGTTGTTGCGCTTGTTTATCCACAAAGTACAAGTTAAAACCTATGAACCATGaggaaatatatatttacaatagaCTGTTGTTGAag GACTGCATCAGAGAAACAATGTTCATATGCGTATTTTGCAGAACTctcttaaacaaaattaacaaatttatcAAGCAGTGTGAGCTTGCTCAACaacttatgaataattttaacatg GATAATTCAATAGAAATGACAGCAATACACAATTTGTCAACATCAAGTGTTGagctaaattattatttaggtgATGAGTTGATGATTAAAGACGAAGATGATGTATTTGACGATGACATTCCATTGATTTTATTGAGCAATAATAGCGATAATTGTGAG ctTGAAGACGAAACATCAGACCATTTGAACGTTAACAGCTTAAAAGAAGAGAACAGTGTGGATAATTTACAAGAACTTGAAGTAAAGGAAGATATTGATTTT AAAAATGGCGCTCATCTATGTGCAATTTGCGGCCAATACTGCCCAAGTACTATATCATTGAGAGGTCACATCAAGTCGCACACAActaa gTACAAATGTAAAATCTGCAATATAGTCCGTCATTCTCGACAACATGTATTGGAACACTATTCGCTAGTACATacaaattctatgccagagtATAAATGCAAGGAGTGCGATTTCACTACCAA CAAGCGTACAGTTATGCAGCGACATGTTAGAATGCATGCGAATAGTGAGAAACACACTTGTCACCAATGTGGGAGGTCTTTTAAGAGTCGGGAAATATTAAGAGTACATACTAG TCGCCATGACGACAAAAATCGCTACCACTGCGAACACTGCAACCGAACATTCATATACAAATCTGTGTTACACAAACATATACGCTCTGTGCATATAGATAAGGACTTTTATTGCGTGGAGTGTGACGTTATGTTCACTTCGATG gAGGCATTAAAGCAGCATTTGTACAAAACAAAGAAACACAGCGATCCCTCACaatataa GTACGCATGCACACTATGCGACCAAAGGTTCCTAACGCGACAGACGTTAGGCACGCACCAGACGAGCGTTCACAACGCGCCGAAACCGTCGCGGTGTGTGCACTGCGCCCGTGCGTACAGTACGGCCGATGCCTTAAGATTACACGTGAGAAGAGCCCACTTGCCTGGTGGAAACAGCAAGAGTGCGACCTGCCATATCTGTGATAAAGTGTTTAGT cgTAAGGGTGTATTAAAAGTACACATGCGTGTACACACAGGTGAGAGACCATATGCTTGCGAGTGTGGTGTCTCTTTCACACAGCTTGCGTCTCTCAAAGCACACGAAGCTGCGAAACATAGg aaatGA
- the LOC123704756 gene encoding zinc finger protein 250-like isoform X4 — MEGITTLNGCCACLSTKYKLKPMNHEEIYIYNRLLLKDCIRETMFICVFCRTLLNKINKFIKQCELAQQLMNNFNMDNSIEMTAIHNLSTSSVELNYYLGDELMIKDEDDVFDDDIPLILLSNNSDNCELEDETSDHLNVNSLKEENSVDNLQELEVKEDIDFLEDETSDHLNVNSLKKGNSVDNLQELEVKEDIDFDINITPTGCFDKKLYKNKGKKKNKTTIPNGFSSRMVRETDEYTVIKLTKEQVLEEMEANRKTEKYNMAPYKCEKCAKGFNFEDVLLSHLEKHSPKNGAHLCAICGQYCPSTISLRGHIKSHTTKYKCKICNIVRHSRQHVLEHYSLVHTNSMPEYKCKECDFTTNKRTVMQRHVRMHANSEKHTCHQCGRSFKSREILRVHTSRHDDKNRYHCEHCNRTFIYKSVLHKHIRSVHIDKDFYCVECDVMFTSMEALKQHLYKTKKHSDPSQYKYACTLCDQRFLTRQTLGTHQTSVHNAPKPSRCVHCARAYSTADALRLHVRRAHLPGGNSKSATCHICDKVFSRKGVLKVHMRVHTGERPYACECGVSFTQLASLKAHEAAKHRK; from the exons atggaagGAATAACAACTCTAAATGGTTGTTGCGCTTGTTTATCCACAAAGTACAAGTTAAAACCTATGAACCATGaggaaatatatatttacaatagaCTGTTGTTGAag GACTGCATCAGAGAAACAATGTTCATATGCGTATTTTGCAGAACTctcttaaacaaaattaacaaatttatcAAGCAGTGTGAGCTTGCTCAACaacttatgaataattttaacatg GATAATTCAATAGAAATGACAGCAATACACAATTTGTCAACATCAAGTGTTGagctaaattattatttaggtgATGAGTTGATGATTAAAGACGAAGATGATGTATTTGACGATGACATTCCATTGATTTTATTGAGCAATAATAGCGATAATTGTGAG ctTGAAGACGAAACATCAGACCATTTGAACGTTAACAGCTTAAAAGAAGAGAACAGTGTGGATAATTTACAAGAACTTGAAGTAAAGGAAGATATTGATTTT cTTGAAGACGAAACATCAGACCATTTAAATGTTAACAGCTTAAAAAAAGGAAACAGTGTGGATAATTTACAAGAACTTGAAGTAAAGGAAGATATTGATTTT GATATAAATATCACACCTACAGGGTGTttcgataaaaaattatacaaaaataaaggtaaaaagaaaaataaaacaacaataccAAATGGATTCTCTTCGCGAATGGTGAGAGAGACAGACGAATATACTGTCATAAAGTTGACTAAAGAACAG GTTCTTGAAGAAATGGAAGCGAATCGAAAAACGGAAAAATACAATATGGCGCCATACAAATGTGAAAAATGTGCAAAGGGTTTTAATTTCGAAGATGTTCTTTTGTCGCATTTGGAAAAGCATTCACCG AAAAATGGCGCTCATCTATGTGCAATTTGCGGCCAATACTGCCCAAGTACTATATCATTGAGAGGTCACATCAAGTCGCACACAActaa gTACAAATGTAAAATCTGCAATATAGTCCGTCATTCTCGACAACATGTATTGGAACACTATTCGCTAGTACATacaaattctatgccagagtATAAATGCAAGGAGTGCGATTTCACTACCAA CAAGCGTACAGTTATGCAGCGACATGTTAGAATGCATGCGAATAGTGAGAAACACACTTGTCACCAATGTGGGAGGTCTTTTAAGAGTCGGGAAATATTAAGAGTACATACTAG TCGCCATGACGACAAAAATCGCTACCACTGCGAACACTGCAACCGAACATTCATATACAAATCTGTGTTACACAAACATATACGCTCTGTGCATATAGATAAGGACTTTTATTGCGTGGAGTGTGACGTTATGTTCACTTCGATG gAGGCATTAAAGCAGCATTTGTACAAAACAAAGAAACACAGCGATCCCTCACaatataa GTACGCATGCACACTATGCGACCAAAGGTTCCTAACGCGACAGACGTTAGGCACGCACCAGACGAGCGTTCACAACGCGCCGAAACCGTCGCGGTGTGTGCACTGCGCCCGTGCGTACAGTACGGCCGATGCCTTAAGATTACACGTGAGAAGAGCCCACTTGCCTGGTGGAAACAGCAAGAGTGCGACCTGCCATATCTGTGATAAAGTGTTTAGT cgTAAGGGTGTATTAAAAGTACACATGCGTGTACACACAGGTGAGAGACCATATGCTTGCGAGTGTGGTGTCTCTTTCACACAGCTTGCGTCTCTCAAAGCACACGAAGCTGCGAAACATAGg aaatGA
- the LOC123704756 gene encoding zinc finger and SCAN domain-containing protein 12-like isoform X5 → MEGITTLNGCCACLSTKYKLKPMNHEEIYIYNRLLLKDCIRETMFICVFCRTLLNKINKFIKQCELAQQLMNNFNMDNSIEMTAIHNLSTSSVELNYYLGDELMIKDEDDVFDDDIPLILLSNNSDNCELEDETSDHLNVNSLKEENSVDNLQELEVKEDIDFLEDETSDHLNVNSLKKGNSVDNLQELEVKEDIDFDINITPTGCFDKKLYKNKGKKKNKTTIPNGFSSRMVRETDEYTVIKLTKEQVLEEMEANRKTEKYNMAPYKCEKCAKGFNFEDVLLSHLEKHSPKNGAHLCAICGQYCPSTISLRGHIKSHTTKYKCKICNIVRHSRQHVLEHYSLVHTNSMPEYKCKECDFTTNKRTVMQRHVRMHANSEKHTCHQCGRSFKSREILRVHTSRHDDKNRYHCEHCNRTFIYKSVLHKHIRSVHIDKDFYCVECDVMFTSMEALKQHLYKTKKHSDPSQYKYACTLCDQRFLTRQTLGTHQTSVHNAPKPSRCVHCARAYSTADALRLHVRRAHLPGGNSKSATCHICDKVFSK, encoded by the exons atggaagGAATAACAACTCTAAATGGTTGTTGCGCTTGTTTATCCACAAAGTACAAGTTAAAACCTATGAACCATGaggaaatatatatttacaatagaCTGTTGTTGAag GACTGCATCAGAGAAACAATGTTCATATGCGTATTTTGCAGAACTctcttaaacaaaattaacaaatttatcAAGCAGTGTGAGCTTGCTCAACaacttatgaataattttaacatg GATAATTCAATAGAAATGACAGCAATACACAATTTGTCAACATCAAGTGTTGagctaaattattatttaggtgATGAGTTGATGATTAAAGACGAAGATGATGTATTTGACGATGACATTCCATTGATTTTATTGAGCAATAATAGCGATAATTGTGAG ctTGAAGACGAAACATCAGACCATTTGAACGTTAACAGCTTAAAAGAAGAGAACAGTGTGGATAATTTACAAGAACTTGAAGTAAAGGAAGATATTGATTTT cTTGAAGACGAAACATCAGACCATTTAAATGTTAACAGCTTAAAAAAAGGAAACAGTGTGGATAATTTACAAGAACTTGAAGTAAAGGAAGATATTGATTTT GATATAAATATCACACCTACAGGGTGTttcgataaaaaattatacaaaaataaaggtaaaaagaaaaataaaacaacaataccAAATGGATTCTCTTCGCGAATGGTGAGAGAGACAGACGAATATACTGTCATAAAGTTGACTAAAGAACAG GTTCTTGAAGAAATGGAAGCGAATCGAAAAACGGAAAAATACAATATGGCGCCATACAAATGTGAAAAATGTGCAAAGGGTTTTAATTTCGAAGATGTTCTTTTGTCGCATTTGGAAAAGCATTCACCG AAAAATGGCGCTCATCTATGTGCAATTTGCGGCCAATACTGCCCAAGTACTATATCATTGAGAGGTCACATCAAGTCGCACACAActaa gTACAAATGTAAAATCTGCAATATAGTCCGTCATTCTCGACAACATGTATTGGAACACTATTCGCTAGTACATacaaattctatgccagagtATAAATGCAAGGAGTGCGATTTCACTACCAA CAAGCGTACAGTTATGCAGCGACATGTTAGAATGCATGCGAATAGTGAGAAACACACTTGTCACCAATGTGGGAGGTCTTTTAAGAGTCGGGAAATATTAAGAGTACATACTAG TCGCCATGACGACAAAAATCGCTACCACTGCGAACACTGCAACCGAACATTCATATACAAATCTGTGTTACACAAACATATACGCTCTGTGCATATAGATAAGGACTTTTATTGCGTGGAGTGTGACGTTATGTTCACTTCGATG gAGGCATTAAAGCAGCATTTGTACAAAACAAAGAAACACAGCGATCCCTCACaatataa GTACGCATGCACACTATGCGACCAAAGGTTCCTAACGCGACAGACGTTAGGCACGCACCAGACGAGCGTTCACAACGCGCCGAAACCGTCGCGGTGTGTGCACTGCGCCCGTGCGTACAGTACGGCCGATGCCTTAAGATTACACGTGAGAAGAGCCCACTTGCCTGGTGGAAACAGCAAGAGTGCGACCTGCCATATCTGTGATAAAGTGTTTAGT aaatGA